From the genome of Acidimicrobiia bacterium, one region includes:
- a CDS encoding YbjQ family protein has translation MPDLQEELPLPVSTTNDIPGRVTGRFLGPVFGLIVRSSGAETSLIGQFKGIKKGEVKDFTLALEKARRVAADRLGEHAQALGADAVVGLRFDSTETAGQDQGMAEIMAYGTAITLD, from the coding sequence ATGCCCGACCTCCAAGAAGAACTTCCGCTTCCGGTGTCCACCACTAACGACATCCCCGGCCGCGTCACCGGGAGATTCCTGGGCCCGGTGTTCGGGCTGATCGTCCGATCTAGCGGCGCGGAAACCAGCCTGATCGGCCAGTTCAAGGGAATTAAAAAGGGTGAAGTGAAGGATTTTACCCTGGCGTTGGAGAAGGCCCGCCGCGTTGCGGCGGACCGCCTGGGGGAGCACGCCCAAGCATTAGGTGCTGATGCCGTGGTGGGTTTGCGCTTCGACTCCACCGAAACGGCGGGCCAGGATCAGGGAATGGCGGAGATCATGGCCTACGGCACTGCCATCACGCTCGACTGA
- a CDS encoding cytidine deaminase, giving the protein MSSPAVVPDTLGHGLDRGCALPAVPCPSRCHRRIGPCGGSVDISELIEAALVARQRAYAPYSGFRMGAAVRSTSGTIVTGALVENVSLGLAMCAERVALFATIASGERPTALVVASPRTSGALTFPCGACLQVGLELGGRDLMVVAVDPDGTNERAVLGDLLPRGPHKA; this is encoded by the coding sequence ATGTCATCACCCGCGGTCGTCCCCGATACCCTCGGGCATGGCTTGGATCGCGGTTGTGCCCTACCGGCGGTGCCCTGCCCCTCGCGGTGTCACCGTCGGATCGGCCCCTGCGGAGGCTCGGTGGACATCAGCGAGTTGATCGAAGCCGCGCTGGTGGCGCGACAGCGAGCCTATGCGCCCTATTCGGGGTTCCGCATGGGCGCGGCGGTGCGGAGCACGAGTGGCACCATCGTCACGGGCGCGCTCGTTGAGAACGTGTCGCTAGGCCTGGCGATGTGCGCCGAGCGAGTGGCGTTGTTCGCCACCATCGCCTCGGGGGAGCGGCCCACGGCTCTGGTGGTGGCATCACCCCGAACAAGCGGAGCGCTCACCTTTCCCTGTGGAGCGTGTCTTCAGGTGGGGCTGGAGCTCGGTGGCCGCGATCTCATGGTCGTGGCTGTAGATCCCGACGGCACGAACGAGCGCGCCGTACTGGGCGACCTCTTACCTCGAGGCCCCCACAAGGCGTGA
- a CDS encoding MscL family protein: MIAGFRKFVVQGNVVDIAVGVVIGAAFAALIKQFTESFITPLIKMISGAGPTGGTFTINGQVFDYSAFFSAVITFVITAAVIYFAVVVPMNALKNRRNAGVADEDVPPTPEERMVELLEQIAQK, translated from the coding sequence ATGATTGCTGGTTTCAGGAAGTTTGTGGTTCAAGGAAACGTCGTGGACATTGCCGTTGGCGTTGTCATCGGCGCCGCGTTTGCCGCTCTGATCAAACAGTTCACCGAGTCCTTCATCACCCCGCTCATCAAGATGATCTCCGGGGCCGGCCCAACGGGGGGGACATTCACCATCAACGGTCAGGTATTCGACTACAGCGCCTTTTTCAGTGCGGTGATCACGTTCGTGATCACCGCTGCGGTTATCTATTTCGCAGTCGTCGTCCCGATGAACGCGCTGAAGAACCGACGGAACGCTGGTGTTGCGGACGAAGACGTTCCCCCCACCCCAGAGGAACGGATGGTCGAACTGCTCGAGCAGATCGCCCAGAAGTAG
- a CDS encoding cryptochrome/photolyase family protein produces the protein MKTIWVLGDQLNRGLGPLRNADPATARVLMVESSAKLASKSWHRQRAHLVVCAMRRFAAELVAEGFDVDYRCSPTLAGGLRAHRAEHSPSRVVAMEPASFDGLALLRRSGVDVVRSDQFLCHYDEFAAWVADRRSAKMEDFYRWQRTRLGYLMDDGQPAGGRWNFDADNRERPPKDGRAWPEPLRTPLDDLDRAVLADLPASCWGSDPDGTWATSRSEALRRLHHVIEVVLPVFGPHEDAMLSTSWHLAHTLLSPYLNLGLLLPGEVCDSAEAAFRRGDVPIASAEGFIRQVIGWREYVWGQYWQWMPEYRGANELAAHRPLPPVFSGAPTQMRCVSHVIGDIDAHGYTHHIARLMILGNLALLAGVDPWEMTDWMWSSFVDGAEWVMLPNVVGMALYADGGRMATKPYAAGGAYIDKMSDYCGPCAYDRRQRVGPDACPFTTLYWAFLDRHQERFGRNARVARQVHAGKRLGDLQEVRARADDVLAALDAGRL, from the coding sequence GTGAAAACGATCTGGGTGCTGGGTGACCAACTCAATCGTGGCCTCGGTCCGCTTCGAAACGCGGATCCGGCCACGGCTCGGGTTCTGATGGTGGAGAGCAGCGCGAAGTTGGCCTCCAAGTCGTGGCATCGCCAGCGGGCCCACCTGGTCGTGTGCGCAATGAGGAGATTCGCGGCGGAGTTGGTGGCGGAAGGGTTCGATGTGGACTACCGGTGCTCCCCGACCCTGGCCGGGGGACTGCGGGCTCATCGGGCAGAGCACAGTCCGTCGCGGGTAGTGGCCATGGAGCCGGCGTCGTTCGACGGGTTGGCTCTTCTCCGTCGGTCGGGCGTTGATGTGGTTCGGTCCGACCAGTTTCTCTGTCACTACGACGAGTTCGCCGCCTGGGTGGCGGATCGACGCTCGGCGAAGATGGAGGACTTCTACCGGTGGCAGCGCACCCGGCTCGGCTACCTGATGGACGACGGCCAACCGGCCGGAGGTCGTTGGAACTTCGACGCCGACAACCGTGAGCGGCCACCGAAAGACGGGCGGGCATGGCCCGAACCGCTCCGGACCCCGCTCGACGACCTCGATCGCGCCGTGCTCGCCGATCTCCCGGCGTCGTGCTGGGGAAGCGACCCCGATGGCACGTGGGCCACGTCACGCTCCGAGGCGTTGCGACGCCTCCACCATGTGATCGAGGTGGTGTTGCCGGTCTTTGGGCCTCACGAGGACGCCATGTTGTCGACCAGCTGGCACCTGGCCCACACCTTGCTAAGCCCGTACCTCAACCTCGGTCTGCTGCTGCCGGGGGAGGTCTGCGACTCAGCCGAAGCAGCCTTCCGCCGGGGCGACGTGCCGATCGCGTCGGCCGAGGGGTTCATTCGGCAGGTCATCGGATGGCGCGAGTACGTGTGGGGCCAGTACTGGCAGTGGATGCCCGAGTACCGGGGTGCCAACGAGCTCGCCGCCCACCGACCGCTCCCACCGGTCTTCTCGGGGGCACCTACCCAAATGCGCTGCGTCAGTCACGTGATCGGCGACATCGACGCGCACGGCTACACGCACCACATCGCCCGCCTGATGATCCTGGGCAACCTGGCCCTGCTGGCCGGGGTGGATCCCTGGGAGATGACCGACTGGATGTGGTCCAGTTTTGTGGACGGCGCCGAGTGGGTGATGCTCCCCAACGTGGTCGGGATGGCCCTGTACGCCGACGGGGGTCGCATGGCCACCAAGCCCTATGCGGCCGGTGGTGCCTACATCGACAAGATGAGCGACTACTGCGGTCCCTGCGCGTACGACCGACGGCAGCGGGTGGGCCCCGACGCGTGCCCGTTCACCACCTTGTACTGGGCGTTCCTCGACCGACACCAGGAACGCTTCGGCCGCAACGCCCGGGTGGCCAGGCAGGTCCACGCCGGGAAGCGACTCGGCGATCTCCAGGAGGTTCGGGCCCGGGCCGACGACGTGCTCGCCGCCCTCGACGCTGGCCGCCTGTGA
- a CDS encoding D-alanyl-D-alanine carboxypeptidase family protein, translating to MPPPPPAHRRQTSEVYRLRRVIALTFALLLTIAILQLAKAGGDDGSQQAAPATTESTTTTTTIAPPPACAEGELQVLEDPNANWATLLVDTERAIPASYGPPDLRNIADAGFPLTEGVALRELVLADLDALRQAAAANGTPIGILAGYRSFSRQTDLFDRRVDELGAAEAGSRVARPGHSEHQLGTAVDVVTEGARDVDQAWGASLTGQWIATNAFKYGFVISYPPESQERSCFDYEPWHLRYIGRQLAADVIDSGLTLREYLWQLQPRPLATTTTTTTVAPSP from the coding sequence ATGCCTCCCCCGCCGCCGGCCCACCGCCGCCAAACCAGCGAGGTCTACCGGCTCCGAAGGGTCATCGCCCTGACCTTTGCTCTTCTCCTCACGATCGCCATCTTGCAACTCGCCAAAGCGGGTGGAGACGACGGCAGCCAACAGGCCGCTCCGGCCACCACCGAGTCCACCACCACCACCACCACCATCGCCCCACCCCCGGCCTGCGCGGAGGGCGAGCTCCAGGTGCTCGAGGACCCCAACGCCAACTGGGCCACGTTACTGGTGGACACCGAGCGGGCCATCCCGGCGTCCTATGGCCCCCCCGACCTTCGCAACATTGCCGACGCCGGTTTCCCCCTTACCGAAGGGGTGGCCTTGCGGGAACTCGTGCTCGCCGACCTCGACGCCCTCCGCCAGGCGGCCGCCGCCAATGGCACCCCCATCGGCATTCTGGCCGGTTACCGCAGTTTCTCCCGCCAAACCGACCTCTTCGACCGTCGAGTCGACGAACTCGGCGCCGCCGAAGCCGGCAGTCGAGTGGCCCGGCCGGGGCACTCCGAACACCAACTCGGGACCGCCGTTGATGTAGTCACCGAGGGTGCCCGCGATGTGGATCAGGCCTGGGGCGCTTCGCTCACCGGGCAATGGATCGCCACCAACGCTTTCAAATACGGCTTCGTCATCAGCTACCCCCCTGAGTCCCAGGAACGCAGTTGCTTCGACTACGAGCCCTGGCATCTGCGCTATATAGGCCGACAACTGGCCGCCGACGTCATCGATTCGGGTCTCACCCTGCGCGAGTACCTCTGGCAGTTGCAACCGCGGCCCCTCGCCACCACCACGACCACCACCACGGTGGCCCCGTCGCCCTGA